A window of the Triticum urartu cultivar G1812 unplaced genomic scaffold, Tu2.1 TuUngrouped_contig_5934, whole genome shotgun sequence genome harbors these coding sequences:
- the LOC125529897 gene encoding uncharacterized protein LOC125529897 — translation MITIFRVVLLFQRHMGVCGKKADDVFSWILRKGRHSAIWLCGSPPLHQEAERFSLKQNNMATSQEPQLSGLGAGVILLTTSGTYYFVHHVERYKTVICFIEQQHEIVPPLDPGY, via the exons ATGATTACGATCTTTAGGGTTGTTTTGCTGTTCCAAAGGCACATGGGAGTCTGCGGGAAAAAAGCTGACGATGTTTTCTCTTGGATATTAAGAAAAGGGAGACACTCGGCGATCTGGCTCTGCGGCAG CCCACCACTGCACCAAGAAGCTGAAAGATTCAGCTTAAAACAAAACAACATGGCAACATCACAAGAACCTCAACTAAG TGGGCTTGGAGCTGGGGTCATCCTTCTCACCACCAGTGGAACATACTACTTCGTCCACCATGTCGAGCGATATAAAACTGTTATCTGTTTCATAGAGCAACAACACGAGATTGTGCCCCCTCTTGATCCTG GTTACTGA